The Lycium barbarum isolate Lr01 chromosome 11, ASM1917538v2, whole genome shotgun sequence genome contains the following window.
ACTCATTTTGAGCTTGAAAGTGAACTAAAAAAGGCTAAAATTAATCTCTCCGCTGAGCTAGAGAAAAATAAGCAACTTCAAGAGGATTTAAGACGTGTGAAAACTGAGCTTGATAAGTCTCTTCATTGGACCTGTTCCTCTGATAGGGTTGTTGTTATGTGCAAGGGTAATGATAGTAGACGGGGCATTGGTTACAAAAAGTCCAAGATCCCATTCAATCCTCATAGCAAGTATGTTTCTGTGATTGATAATTGGATTTGCACCCACTGTGGCAACACTGGTCATTACAAAGACTCTTGCAAAGCAAGATTTCAGTCTGTGCACAGAAACAGAGCTTATGTTGAAAAGAAAACCCAAGAATGCGGGACCTGGTCCCCGAAAGATGAAATCTTTGTTACTTGCACGACCGAGTAGATCTCTTATTCACCCATTCTATGATTACAAGGGACCCAAGTTGGCTTGTGTTTCTAAGTCTAACAAATAACTTTATTTGCAGGATACAGTGAAAGGGAGCAGTCAAAAATGGTTTGTGGATAGTGGCTGCTCAAAGCACATGACTGGAAGGATGGAAAATTTTCTCTCACTCAAGGCCTTGAAAGGTGGGAGTGTGTCCTTTAGTAATGGGAAGAAAGGATATCTTCTTCGTATTATCAAAATTGGCAAAACTCTCCCATGCTATTGAAAATGTTTACTATGTGAAGGGTTTAAGTTACAGTCTGTTAAATGTGTCCCAGATCTGCGACAAAGGGAGCAGAGTGGAGTTCTTGTCTCATGTGTGCACTATCACCTATCTCAAGACTGGAGAAGTGGTACTAACTGCAAAAGATACAAGAACATCTATGCAACAGATTTTGGCTCATCTGATGATGGTGACTTGACTTGTCTCAATGCTGTGGATAATAATGCTGAGTTGTGGCACAGGAGACTGGGACATGCAAGCTTCACTCTGCTGAACAAACTGTGGCAAAGGACCTGGTCTGTGGGTTACCAAATGTTAAGTTCAAAGATCACAAGGTGTGTGATGCATGCATAAAAGAGAAGTAGGTCAGGACCTCCTTTAAACCAAAGAAGGAAGTAAGCACCTCTAGGCCACTTGAGCTTATTCATATGGATATTTGTGGGCCTATGAGGATTCAAAGCAGAGGTGGCAAGAAGTACATCCTTGTGATTGTTGATAACTTTTCAAGATTCACTTGGACTCTATTTCTAACAACCAAGGATGAAACATTCCCTGTGTTTGTAGCCTTTGTGAAACAGATTCAAGTAAAGTTGGGACACCAAGTTGTAAGTATAAGATCTGATCATGGCACTGAATTTGACAATGCAAACTTTAATGAATTCTGTGCTGAAAATAGGATGAATGCAACTTCACTACTCTTAGAACACCTCAGCAAAATGGTGTTGTGGAAAGAAAAAACAGGACACTTGAAGACATGGCTAGAACAATGCTGATTGCAAGTAATGTGGCCAAAAGCTTCTGGGAAGAGGCTATTAACATTGCTTGTCACTTGATCAACAGGTGTACGATCAGATCCTTACTTGAGAAGACACCCTATGCGCTGCTGAATGAAAAGAAACCCAAACTAACTTACCTTAAGGCTTTTGGATGCAAATGCTTTATTCTCAACAATGGTAAGGAGGCCTTAGGAAAGTTTGATGCTAAAAGTGATGAAGGAATCTTTCTTGAGTACTCTTCTCACAGCAAGGCATATAAATCTTCAACAAGAGAACTCAAATTGTGGAAGAAAGTGTACATGTGATCTTTGATGAGACAGATGAGTTGGGAAGAAAAGGTACACAAAGTGGTGAAGCAGACGATGGAGACCTCTCAATTCCAAATGAGCTCCTGGAAATCATAAATGGTAAAGCTGAGATGGTGAATCAAGTTGAGGCAAGCAATGAAGAAGATGCCGTAGAATATCCAGATGATGACAAGGTACCTGGTCCCTCCATCACTCCATTTGAAGCTGAAGATAGAGTAGTTGATGCTGTGACAGGCACTCCTGATGCTGATCAAAGAAGTGGAGATCATGGATCTGTCGATGAGAATGATGGATCAAACGTGGAGGCACATGGTCCCTCAAGCACTGAAGTTCAAGTATCCAACCAGAAGCACAAAAAATCTCACCCTCTTGAAAATGTAATCACTCTCTTAGACTCCGACATCCAAACCATGTCTAAGGTAAGAAACATGTTTGCCTACTCTATGTTCATTTCTCAAATTGAGCCCAAGAATATCAAGGAGGCATTGAAAAATTCTAACTGGATTAGTGCTATGCAAAAAGAGTTTCATCAATTTGAAAGAAACAAGATGTGCCACCTGCTCCCTAGACCAGCAGACAGAACAGTGATTGGGACTAGGTGGGTGTTTCGCAACAAGCTTGATGAGTTTGGTCTACAAGAAACAAGGCAAGGCTGGTTACTTTAAGGGTATAATCAACAAAAGGGTACTGACTACGATGAGACTTTAGAACCAGTGGCGAGGATGGAGGCAATCAAGATTCTAATTGCTTTTGCATCCCATATGAAATTCAAATTGTCCCAACTGGATGTCAAAAGTACATTTCTCAATGGATACTTGAAAGAAGAGGTCTTTGTCAAGAAACCCCCTGTCTTTGAAAGTCATGATCATCCTGAGCATGTTTTCAAGCTTGACAAAGCTCTCTATGGCTTAAAGCAGGTTCCTCGAGCATGGTATGAAAGAATGTCAAAGTTTCTTCTAGAAAATGGGTTTCCAAGAGGTAGAATTGACAACACTCGATTTCTAAAGAAAAGAGGGAAAAATCTGCTAATTGTGCAAGTATATGTTGCTGACATCATCTTTGGTGCTATTCTTGATTCCCTGTGTGAAGAATTTTCTAAGCTCATGGGAAATGAATTTTAAATAAGCATGACGGGTGAGCTAAACTTCTTCTTAGGACTGCAAGTCAAGCAATCTCAAAAAGGCACCATGATTAGTCAACAAAAGTACATCAAGGAGCTGCTTAAAACATTTGAAATGGAAAATGCAAAGCCTATTGATACCCCTATAGGAACTACTACTAAGCTGGACATGGATGAACCTGATCCTTCTGTGAATGAAACCATGTATAGAGGTATCATTGGGTCACTGCTATACCTAACTGCTAATAGGCCTAATATTGTGTTCAGTGTAGGGCTTGCTTTCTACACAGGAACGGAACGAGTTGACCAGACCATTCAACACAGGTAACTAAGATGATTACCTTAGCTGGCTGTGTGCTAGGTTCCAATTAAGTCCTAAAGAGTCGCATTTGAAAGCTGCtaaaagaatattgaggtatCTTAAAGGTTCACAGGACCTAGTCCTCTTCTATCCCTCGACAATTTTGACTTGGTTGGTTAtgttgatgttgattatgctggTTACTTGGTGGATAGAAAGAGTACCTCTGGTATGGCACATTTTCTGGGGTCAGGCTTCATCTCATGGGTACAAGGAAACAGAACTATGTGGCTTTCTCTACTGCTAAGGCTGAGTATGTGGTTGCTGCCTCTTGCTGTGCTCAATTGTTGTGGATCAAACAAAAACTTGAGGATTTTGGTGTCTTCACTGATTGTGTGCCTCTAATGTGTGACAATACCAGTGCATTTAATATGGCAAAAAATCCAGTGCATCATAAAAGAACTACGCTCATTGACGTGAGACATCATTTCCTAAGAGATAATGTGGAGAAGGGTTTGATTTGCATGAAATTCTGTAACACAAAAACTCAGATTGCAGATATCTTCACCAAGGCACTGAGCAGAGAACACTTTGAAAGGAATCGTCTGGAGTTAGGCTTGATCAAGCTCAACTAATTTCCCTTAAAATATTGGTTATGTCAAGAGGAAAGGTACAATGCTTAAAGTATTTTTTGGAGACATTTAACTCACTCTTTTTTTGTTACAGGTATGCGCACATGGCACTCTCAGGACAGTGCAAGCACTGGAGACATTGCATATTTCAGAGTTACTGCCTAAGATTTATCAAAAATAGTCAAGGGACCTGGTCCCTCTGACTCAGGTTAATAGTCTATTCAATACTTACATACTAGTAAATTTTCGATTACCAAGTCATCATTTGTTCCCGCCTCcctttcaaaattccaaagtCGAATCATTATAATTCTTCAGAACCGACCCGACTTAAATGAAACGTTTTGTAATGCCAATAGGAACCGGTTCTTTCACCCACCTTTTAAAACCCAAATCATAAAATTCTCTCTCTCACTTTACTCTCAACAGTCAAGCCTTCATCGTTCAT
Protein-coding sequences here:
- the LOC132619592 gene encoding uncharacterized protein LOC132619592 produces the protein MPMLEANFEKKESRIERLPTDFMLIRDAKEKEKELESTVVMGNIVEIDSSSGENENTDIESGKLEVNPRKEYAETDRKAIEKGFKAKKILMCGIGPDEYNRVSSCETAKEIWEALLTTHEGISQVKQSKIGMLTTEYELFRMKDDESIQDMHTRFTSIINEFYSLSEIIPINKRVQKTLGVLPGSWKSKVNVITEAKDLEKMTIDDLIGNLKTYEVKKEKELERRKPRKEKNLVLEAAKRSSSKNFKQNDLCHKCGKPGHYIKECPFHKQDHYKNTDKGVKRNQLSDKKFNRRDVADNLVKHALDAWGDSSSESEDEETWDTSMMAVEDKPTKYESIFALMAKSEDEDDNENQEVNFFDVQKNLKNYSQKKFISLTNVLIDTYHSLINEKNVLNEEIEGLEQVRDDMIVNIVDLKEQIEELTRDNALLISHINKWVNTPSKGKQVGSETHFELESELKKAKINLSAELEKNKQLQEDLRRVKTELDKSLHWTCSSDRVVVMCKGNDSRRGIGYKKSKIPFNPHSKYVSVIDNWICTHCGNTGHYKDSCKARFQSVHRNRAYVEKKTQECGTWSPKDEIFDTVKGSSQKWFVDSGCSKHMTGRMENFLSLKALKGFKLQSVKCVPDLRQREQSGVLVSCVHYHLSQDWRSGTNCKRYKNIYATDFGSSDDGDLTCLNAVDNNAELWHRRLGHASFTLLNKLWQRTWSVGYQMLSSKITRGGKKYILVIVDNFSRFTWTLFLTTKDETFPVFVAFVKQIQDECNFTTLRTPQQNGVVERKNRTLEDMARTMLIASNVAKSFWEEAINIACHLINRCTIRSLLEKTPYALLNEKKPKLTYLKAFGCKCFILNNGKEALGKFDAKNELGRKGTQSGEADDGDLSIPNELLEIINGKAEMVNQVEASNEEDAVEYPDDDKVPGPSITPFEAEDRVVDAVTGTPDADQRSGDHGSVDENDGSNVEAHGPSSTEVQVSNQKHKKSHPLENVITLLDSDIQTMSKVRNMFAYSMFISQIEPKNIKEALKNSNWISAMQKEFHQFERNKMCHLLPRPADRTVIGTRWVFRNKLDEFGLQETRQGWLL